A part of Cannabis sativa cultivar Pink pepper isolate KNU-18-1 chromosome 6, ASM2916894v1, whole genome shotgun sequence genomic DNA contains:
- the LOC133039263 gene encoding uncharacterized protein LOC133039263 produces the protein MTKKDAKPRLIRWVLLLQEFDIEIKDKKGTEKLVADHLSRLELEESHHAKEVQINEQFPDEQLFSVRENLMVPWYADYVNFLAAKITPLELSRQQLKKFFSEVKHYYWEESILYKHCVDQIIRRCVPEEEMYSILNHCHALPCGGHFSGTRTAPKVLQSGFFWPTLYKDANTFVKACDRCQRTAISTSYWMWIMCRNGLKLQQHHKMTVKQLSASFKRTYSLDLSHGQAEISNREIKMILEKTVQRSRKDWSRKLDDALWAYRTAFKTQIGM, from the exons atgaccaagaaggatgcaaaGCCAAGATTGATTCGATGGGTACTTCTACTCCAGGAGTTCGATATAGAGATAAAGGACAAGAAGGGCACTGAAAAACTGGTAGCAGATCATCTGTCAAGACTAGAGTTGGAAGAGAGCCATCATGCAAAAGAGGTACAGATAAATGAgcaatttcctgatgaacaactctttagtgtgagggaaaacctAATGGTACCGTGGTATGCTGATTATGTCAACTTCTTGGCTGCTAAAATAACTCCTCTTGAGCTTTCTCGTCAACAATTAAAGAAGTTCTTTTCTGAAGTGAAGCATTATTATTGGGAAGAGTCAATCCTTTACAAGCACTGTGTTGATCAGATAATAAGAagatgtgtgcctgaagaggagatgtactcgATTCTCAACCAttgtcatgctttaccatgtgggggacattTCAGTGGAACAAGAACTGCTCCAAAGGTGTTGCAGagcggattcttttggccaacacttTATAAAGATGCAAAtacttttgtgaaggcatgtgatcgttgtcagcgcACTG cAATCAGTACATCTTATTGGATGTGGATTATGTGTCGAAATGGGTTGAAGCTGCAGCAACACCACAAAATGACTGTAAAACAGCTCTCCGCTTCcttcaaaagaacatattcactCGATTTG AGTCATGGCCAAGCTGAAATTTCTAATCGGGAGATAaagatgattctggagaaaacagtgcagagatcaaggaaagacTGGTCAAGAAAGTTAGATGATGCACTGTGGGCGTATAGAACAGCATTCAAGACGCAAATCGGGATGTaa